Genomic window (Rhododendron vialii isolate Sample 1 chromosome 4a, ASM3025357v1):
aaagttgaaagcgaggattaaaataatttaccagtaaatcataatttggcatacgaggtgtctagcagaataataaattaatcaataaaGGATTTAACCAATGAACATTCTTAGTGGTGATCACAAcaataactccatcaacaatggggaaccacaatcaaacaataccatggccaaaataaatctcatcaaaattggatccaatgtcgaacttagagtcaccagggttgacagcccgtggtacttttccctaagacgatccggTGAAAAAAAGCCGTTGAGTAtaagggtcaccggcctaacacggtcttttccccaatggccagggtcaccaacacgagaaggaataatttccctggacttccgaaataaatgttcccattaatatccaccaagttctcaccaaaaagaatattaacaattgatctcaaaaaattcattgcatgccaatttatagaacaacttataaaTAGTTTTTAGTCTCCaaataacattcatataaatttctgaaggaaatacttttaagggacacaggtgtagacaccccattctggaccgtccggataatgtcatttgtcgatcttttatttccccaatgatgattatagtcgaaaacagatcAAGGACAAGGGTGTGCTTAAGCCTTGAGCGCCCAAAACCCAttccaaacccttcaaaccagagccaaacggccccagcaaaacccaactggcatacgccaatgtcttggtgacgtacgccagtaagatgccacgtgtcagtcatcgaccagtggtccagcttatactggcgcacgccagtaagaaatggcgcacgccagtcaaacccagtcaaatcaactttattcagccacttgggcgggacttttgtgccactctgacgtcggccacagtgtccctgatgataGCTTTCGGCAGGGgtgtcccctctctctcctacaccccccatcaactagtcccatgcatttaatgcatggaaggcctCTTTTGTTCCTaagaccagccaaacaaggcctggccttaactgatctcagtccattTCCCTCTTtaaatacccccccttgcattcatttgcaaggggttagccacattaagaaggtgccatctctcttctcctcctttcttcaagccttctatctcctttcatccattgaaggagaagaaaaggtcATATACTTCCACACATCCTGCTGGAACCCAGTCATCATATAAGCCACCATCTTCAACCCTCAAGTtcaaaaacaaccaccaaaccacaatactaagaggtataccacctttgtgttcttttccgttttcaactcctgagggggatcagtaaggcccaggctagtagataatactagtcctggccttaactAGATAAAATACAGCTATCGTATGTGatgatacatggcgcacgccagtctaCAAAGGctgtacgccagtcatggcagtatgggcacaactggcgtggggatcatggatcgtcattccttttgttttatctttctgtcgaccaccttagcatgctaataaccagtttactgttttccatatttagaactgtttagtggtgGCATTCTATCTTGTTCATTtctgtcatgtaaaggcctctgggatccttctggtcatgttccagaacccagatgatgcaaagccaaacactggaatcaaaggcaaagtggcgtacggcagtaatatactggcgtacggcaataggcttctgggtccagtgactggcccttgcatctgaagcgtaagctaggcctatcttctgtcccacactgttttggggtgttctgctttctttcatggcctaaggccattcattttgcctgtgactgtgtatattctgctatattaaattgcgtggtttgccctgggtgtccgctggtccttttccagagcccagagggttgcaaacaaagactgagagatccaacaagtggagtacgccagtttatatgtggcgtgcgcaggttgtatcaccatgcagtggctcgaccagtgcatgctggcagaatctgctcacgtcaccttgtgacggcgtactgcagtttgctcgggatgctcagtgcttgttctcaatctatacttagcatcgcaatcaaatcattcataagcatttcgtcacataaactgcaatttgttaccgctttcgtccccattaactgttcccccgccctaactggctaaaagaaatgataaaatgagagaaaaatgcaaaggttttcatgaaatgcccgagtagagaccgatctccagattgggcgagagggggtgccataaaacccttcccctctcgtaacctggctcccgaacctcagatatcgaaggtgacgacggaccggtctgcgccttttcaaaatcaaacaaacgtggcaaaagcgttttcgagttcggttccttgggtgctctcaccgctaaaacccgagtggcgactctgaatcgaggcgtttcgccgcgctcttccaacaAAAGGGGCCGCGCCCGATTTTACAAATAGaatttccggggcgcgtgcccacaacaGGGATCTTTaaaaaatacgtaacatacttaactactcacctgggtccaaatGTAATGCAATCAAACACGCAAAATGGAGGCTAACCTGAACAGAAGAACAATACAAAATGACTGACTAATCCCGAAATTACATAATCTAACAGAAAAAGCCTACACCTAAGTGACTACCAGACCCTCTAAAACCCAAGGCTTAGACAACTGataaaacccaaatccaaaatcatAATGCCACTGTATGCCAATACCCATTCTCCCAAATTTCCTACAGCCTCTCAACTTCAAGTCACGACCCaacaaaattaacaataaactaagataaagtagtaactaagaaaaaaaaaaatttgttagcaCGAGCAAATTCCAATCACCCGAACCACCACCCACATGACACAACACCATCATCCCATATTTGGCCAATATTCTCCACGCCGCACACTGCCACAAACACCGAACCCCCTCTCTCATTCCGATTAACCACATCAAGTAATCCCTCCACAAACATTACAAATATCCTAATAATTTTGCTTGACACTTGTGCGGTAGTGCCCAATCCATGAACCTATTGCTTTGTGAAATGGTAGATCAAAAGAACGAGAGAGATAAAGTGAAATATTACCTCGAAAGAATCCAAGGATGATCTCCTCTCTACTGCGGCTGCTGCTCTTCTCGAAAGTCGACATTTCTTAAAACCAACCCTAATGAACTGGTGAAATAATATGCCCAAGATAAAGTCTATCAAACTACCCACTAATTAGTGGCGTTCTCCCCTTAATAATAGGTAACCACTTAATAAAAGTATTTACTATAGTACAACACCAAATACTAAAACTATTTAGACTTATACCCCAACACTATAATTGTGCCAACAACAGTTATACTAGcggaagagagaaaaatatcaattaggatccaaaccataaaatcctcttcttcttctttttttttttacagaaatatAATTATTAGGAATAAAAAAAGACAGGGTGTAACACTAATAGAGTCCCCAGCATAGAATATTCATTCCAAAAATTAACTTAATCGAACATCGATATgtgtatcaaaatttgaattttgattcattAAATAGATGGTTATGGATAATGACAGAATCAgactgtccattttgtaaattaTAATTCAACTTTTGATATGTCTATCAATATCAATATctgatcaaactgattttttgcccTCATAGTTTCCTTTGATTTCCTTTCTACAACCAAACTAAAAAACATAATCCAATTTCTTcacattttccttctcttttctttgagCAAGAATAAATGACACTCAATATGAAAATGCCGGTTTCCTTTCATGGACATTTTCATATTCAGAGTTAGGGTAGTCATATGGTACACACTCCTTATTAAagggtgtaccgtacgcattATGATTTTAAACcattggatttcaaagtaaataatctggaccacccatttattaaattaattaataacataaaaaaatggcttagcaggtaacaggttgttctctcctccttgactttctctccctctccctcatgtgtaaaatactacaaattatataacataactaCAATTGTtgtgacaacacaaaaaattgacactttcttaccacaatgtgtcgtaccaaaagaaattgatcaaaagatactagatacaagaccaaaatatatcgtagcacaatcaataattattatacccaagcaaaatacatgtctaaaatatcacaaattaaatattgtataacttaacatcctaatagtcctgatcgatcattttaaaaatacactcactaacgacatttagattgtacagtcaatttatatttgctatgaaacctagtcctctgttgtagttgaatgtaatgtagccatgagaccgtgacacaataatgacgatcgaatccgttgaattttttatgtttgttgattaagtcacctacataaatttttgtctcaatcaggtTTAGGAAACTTcatcatcggcacgcaaattaaataatagaatgatattttccatccaattaagtgtctagctataagccatcaacttcattcttggtacggatgacctaattaatattatgtaaaagatagacgattttgataaaataaaaaataaaataaaaaaaacaccttacgtggggctcagatggtgcattattatattttaatattgtattgaaattgaacgacgagatttgttgaagtatgaaacttcaaggactaactatgtaatttatcctaaaaaataacaacattcttttaaaaaaaaataggaacgaagGGTGTAAGTCTTGAACCCCAGATAAATGTTCAAACTCCAAcaccttatcactatggtacacaattgagaatttgtaattctaaaggctattaattatataatattttcttgtatgtatgggctttattttcaggctgaaaatttgagaagacagaggCCTCAAATGCATCCATCCTAGTGCTGGGCCTGCACTTGTATATCATATTATAGCCAAGATTCGGaaataaaataattcaaacCAGCGAATAAATTACGATGACAAGAAACTCCAAAGAACACACAAGAAGAATTTGCTTCTAAATCTCGGGTTTGAGGAAGATTTATTGGGTGTtctttcaaggttttttttcaTCGTCATTAATTCACTATCGTtgtgaaatacttattttcgaATCTCGTCTTTGATTTGTTTTCGCAAAAATTCCAGCATAGGCGTCATCATGTACACATATCAACTTGTTAATTCCACTGGTTGACATAATCAAGAGACGAATTACATAGGATGTAGACTTTTTAAAAGATCTCTATCGCGATCTCACGTAAGCAGGATCAAGAATCCATTAAAGAAATTCAAGGAGGCAAACTGAAATAGGGAATGAAAggacaaatttatattgttactcaCATCTGGTATTCTTTTCTCTTGTTAAATTTCTTTACAAATGTTCCATCCAGACATTGCCGAAAGGAAACAGCGAAGAGAGGTAATGAAAACAAGCCATTTGGGGCAATAGTCCCGAGGCCTTCACAACTATCCCTCAGAAAGAATCACTTGTACTAACAAATGGGACGTAAGGTTTACTCCCTCCTAAATGTCTTAGTTCGAAACTTTTCAGGATTATTCAATGTGCCCGACCCAAGGTAATTTGATTGAATTCACTTAGCTGTAATGGAAGAAATTGCAGAATCGTAGCTATAAACGTCTGTGATGTAATAAAGCAAGAGCTCTTTCcgaaaaaataaacaacaacaacaatgaaaTTTAACAGTAAAACAAACTGGACTGCAATCCACAGCTAAAATACACAGCTATATAAGATACCGAAACATTATGTTCTTGAAGCAGCTTCTGTAAGAATGTCCAAGTCCAACTTAGACACCTTTTACAGGGAAAACATGATAAGCATACGAGAAAGAGAGTCAAACTTAGGAAAACATTACATGCTTAGAAGTATTGAAAACATGCTTAGTGAAACTAACAGACATTTAGAACCTTATATCCTACGGTAATCTACTGCTCACTGGTAATTACCGGCACCTTCTCGTACGTTTCAACCTCCCTGAATCTCCGCCCAAGGATACACTGCCCACCAAATCGCTGCTGCAAGTAAATGAAAACCGCAAACAGAACACCCCCACAAGAAATAACTACGTCCCAAGTGAGGGAGTAGAAATCCACGTAAGGATTTGCAAAAGGGTATGCCCCATCAAATTGGACTCGTGCAAAGTTGTGAGCCCGGTAAAGATCATACACATGAGGTAGCAACCGAACACAAGTGGTTCCGATGTAAAATGGATGAGAAAGAGCATTTTCCTTTGAGATATGGAAAATGTTGAGGAGGATTTGAGGGAGAAGGAAACCGTCGAGGATCAATCCACCATAAGATATTAAATTCCTTGTATTTAGAAACAAAGCCAAAAGCAACCCCGATGCGTACAATGTTGTAGAAACAAACAATGCCTTCTTTTCAGCAACCCATATGCCCTTCTGGTTTTCGTAGCCCAAACGTGCAGAAAACGCCAGTTGGAGAAGCCGGAGTTGCAACAAGAAAGCCACCATTTTAACTGCTCTCACAATCACCTCGTTCACTTCGAGCCACCCTTGACTCCCAAGCCATACGTTATTTCGCTTGCGATTTCCTAGAAACAAAGCTTCAAAGTTTAGCACAAGAGTAACCATATGCCCTAAAGTGAGGATCACAAGCATGAAAAGGGACGCAAAAGGAAGCACTTGAGGGTTCCTTTTCACGTAAAAAATTTGCAGCCCCACAAACACACAAGCGAGAGTGTTGGAGATCAAAACCATCACGATCTCCCAATCCAACCGCTGAACGGATCTTTTGGCTTCCTCTCTGTAGAAAACCCATCCAGTCATTTCCAATTGCTTGAAATAAAGAGGGTCAGTTTGCCCCCTCATGCTTTCGATGCTTCCTGTAATTTGCCCTACTTCCTTTGCATTTACCGGCGGGAATTGGAATTTCAAAAGAAGCTCACAGTCCATTGATTCACCTGTTGATAGCTTTCTACAGCCTACCATACATACCCTTCCTGTTTCCTCATCATACAACCCTTCAGCAGAAATGTCAAGGGTACTATTGAAAATTACCGATGTAGCTGAAGAAGTCTGATATGGCAAAATCGCGTAGGTAATATTCAATGGGCCGCGATATGTAGTCTTTTCCTCGACCACAGGAAATTGATTCAGCTCATAATTCTGATCACCGAAAAAGCTAGGCATTGCTTGAATCCTAGTACGATTCCCCATGGAATCTCTAACCAACATGTGAAATTCCAAGTCGCTAGACTTCCACTTTGGATATCTGTTGCCCTTCTTTATAACCTGCTTGTTGAAAGGACACAACTTTCCTACTTTTTCGGTTACTGTGTACTCGTATCTCAAACCAGGAACCACAGTTATGCTGTTGTCACGACTTCTAAATGTGATCCTATTGAAGTATCCGGACTCGTTAGCAGTTTTGTTGGTCCAAATCTGGCCCAAAATACGTGTCCTACTCTTGATTGTCCAGAGAGCAGGGAACCTCAAGCTCAACCTAATCGAACAATCACCAAGCTGGGCATTGTCCAATGAGTCGATGGAGTTCAAAAACCGGCAAGCAACTATGCATAGCTTATTCTTCTTTTCATCCCACGATCCCTCTCCCACGAGCGTTGTAGTGGGATCAAAAGATAGGTACTGGTAACCTGATCCAAATTTGATCACATATTGCACCTTGTGTTCCTCCTTAGAACACTGAATGGCATTCAACGTCATTTCCCTTGGCAACTCATCGTTATCATCCTTACCAAGAGGAGTACAATTTTTTGAAGAACTGCACTCATTCGAGTACTCCAAGTTAAAAACCTCGTTTTGCCCACTGTTCATTGAGGAACATAACAATCCTGGATTAAAAGCAAGTgatttacttttagggatatCAATCCCACCGCGACAATCACTGTCGAATTCCCCAGAAACCAATGAATACTGATAGTTACTCGATGAACCATATTCCAAAAGTGAAACGGGTTCGAAATAATACGGATCATTCGGAGAAGCCAAGCTCTCCAATTTCCCAGTTATTAAACCACTAAAGATAGTCAAATTCATAGGATAGTTAAGCTTAAGGACTGCATCAAGATCGATCAAATTACCTTCGTTCGAGTACCAAGAAGCCGAGCCTACCATACATAGCTTCCCAGAGTGCCATGACCAAAACCCATGAAACCCAAACTGCAATGAGTGCCTCCTTCTATGATTCCCAGGAAAATAAGAGCCTGGTGATACGAAGGTTAAGTACGCTTCGATCTTGTGAACTCCAGACGTGTTGGTTTCAAAGATGTTCTGGGTTAGATAAAACAAGAAGTATTTTTTGGATTCGAGGGAGAATTCAGAGGAGTTGTTATTGTCGTTGTTAAGGATTCTGTTACCGCCGGCGTAGTGACTGAGGACTGGTCGGAGATATGGGAATATGGTGGTGGAGGGAGCAGTTGGGGTCGACATGGGGACCATGGAAGCGCAGTGGTGGGAGTAAGAGATGGAGGTGACTGAAGTTGCAGAGAAGagaatgcagagagagagaaacataaaggagagagaagaaggatTCATTGCCATGATCACAATTTTGCTCaacaaggaggaggaggaggagaagcaAGATATATGAGTGTTTACTTAATGGGGGGAGACTTGGACTTTGTCACGATACGAATATAAATGTAGGCATCATCATGACTTCTTAATTCCACTGGACGTTTAagaaattctattttttatatTGGCTTCTAATGAGTTTTATCTGCAATAAACATTCACAAGTCTAGAAAAGGTTTAATGTCAGAAAGTATAATAAAGCTGTTAGGAACGGGGAGATCCTATATAATCCCTTTATATTGATATGAATGGATTCGGTAGTTTCGAGTGTTAGTTTAATAGCCTTTGGTTTGTAAGAAGACTAAGTCTTCTAGTTAACTCTCATCCTTACGTGTATTCCGATAGGTGACAAGTTTTTTAAGCTCTGTATTCCTTGTTAGACATCTAGGGCGGTGATTGTATACCCTGGCCGTCCTATCTCGGGTGGTGAGCTTAATCATTTTTACTCCATTTTTATCCTGTtatatcattttcttttctttcttccaaatATCCGCCATCAACTTGTTAATTCCACTGGTCGACATAATCAAGACGAATTACATAGCATCCAGACTTTTTAAAAGATCTCTATCGATCTCACGTAAGCTGGATCGATTAAGAAtccaaaaagaaattcaaggaggCAAACGGAAATAGGGACTGAAAGGATAAATTTGTGTATATTGTTACTCACATCTGGTGTTCTTTCCTCTTATTAAATTTCTTTACAATTGTTCATCCAGACATATGGCCGAAAGGAAACCAAATGCTTTCGGATAAGCCAAAGTCACCAACCATATGATATCATCGCAAGAGTACCGCGTCATGTGAATAATACTGAACTCTTGTAAAACTGGAAAGAGTTACGTTATGTTGCAGCTTATAAATTTTTCCCTTGTGAAAGGATGAAAAGTTAGCTTGAGCACAACTTCTGTTTgggcaaaactaacaaaaaagaCACTCCCTCAGAAAGAATCACTTGTGACGTAGGGTTTACTCCCTCTTAGAGACTTTCTAAAAAATCCCTCACGAAAGCTGGATCAACAATTCATAAGAAATTCGAGGAGGCAAACGGAAATATGGAGTGGAAGgataaatttgttttgttacTTGCATATGCTGCTCTTTTCTCTTACTCCTATTAAATTTCTTTACAAATGCTTCATTTAGACATATAGCCGAAAGGAGACCAAACGTATGCTTTTGGATGATAAAAGGTTCACCAACTGTACGATATCGTCTCAAGAGTCTCTGAGAAAAACCACATCACATGAATCATACTGAACTCTTGTAAAAACTGTAAGAGTTATATGTTATGTTGTAGcttgtgaattttttggttgCGAAAGTTGGGCAAGGTATAGCTTGAGGACAACTTCTGTTTgggcaaaaataaaagaagaaacgGATGTTTAATTTCATTTACCTGGCAAGGGAGTGCCACAACAACTAGGTCAACCCCTTGGTCCTGTCATTGCGAATTGCAGCACCCTTTCCCCTAACCCCTCCTAtcaattgaccaaaaaaaaaaaaaaaccggccaagaaagaaaatgaaaataagccAAGGAAAAGGTAATTTTTGATTGAGTTCACTCAACTGGGAAGAAAGAAACAGGGAGAGTATAGCTAGAAATGTCTGCAACGTAATTAAGCAAGAAAGATCTTCCATCTTCCCCAACAATGAACAGGAAATGAAGCTGAACTGTAAACCACATCTAATATCTACTCTctttgtcccaatttgtttgttcagcCTTGAGAAACTAACTTTTTTGGAGAACACGGTGATTATACTTACAAAGATACTACAACTTTCACATTtaccctcaatttttttttaaaaagttgtttTATTCCACtaaagaaaaggcaaaaaagaaaaattaattcaatttaGAAGTCAAATGcacaaacattttggaacacttaaaaGTCAAAATGTAGACAAATAAATGGGGATGGAAGGAGTAGTAACTACAGCAATATAAGCTACCCAAACATTATGTTCTGAACCATCTTCTATAAACATGTGAAGGTCCATAATTTGAATCCTAACTATTAATCTACATTTGCATACGCATCTAACACGAAGAAAAGAACACATACCTTTTTCCCAAAGAATTGCCTTCATCAAGATCGATAATATTTCAAACCTTAGGGCAACTGGGGGTTATGTgcagggctgtaaacgaaccgaatcgagccgaaccttGTTAAGTTTGGCTCGGATTCGtcaaggtatgagttcggcttgggttcggctcgagttcgattcgagcctgaacaacttggctcgagttcggctcgttaaaatttttcaaggctcgggttcggctcggttgggttcgttaagatactagtctggctcgagttcagctcggattcggctcgggttcgattcgaacttgaacatcttggctcgagtttggctcgtttaactcaaatgaatcgagccgagcagaatctaagctcgaattgagctcgtcaagactcaagTTTGATttggctcagctcattaaactcaagcgaacccaaactctctcattgatcgtatagaatttggaagaaaaataagtattgaattatatatacaaccttaaaattttttacatttacaaatagacccctatttaattattaatttaatttaattataggttcgcgaacctaatcgagccgaataccgttaggctcaggttcggctcatttacggaacgagcctagaattaaggttcaggttcagttcgtttagcagacgaatcgaactcgaacgagctcttaccaaaccgagcctcgaacagttcgcgaatggctcagttcatttacagccctatgtCCAGCTGTTACCTTCAGAGCCCCAGAATTATTCGAAACGCACACAAACTTACCTgaacatccggttataaaaataaaaaaaaacaggaacCCTACTATATGTACCAACCAAAttcccaccgaaatcgtaccgaagGCTGcagcgagcc
Coding sequences:
- the LOC131322664 gene encoding uncharacterized protein LOC131322664, with amino-acid sequence MAMNPSSLSFMFLSLCILFSATSVTSISYSHHCASMVPMSTPTAPSTTIFPYLRPVLSHYAGGNRILNNDNNNSSEFSLESKKYFLFYLTQNIFETNTSGVHKIEAYLTFVSPGSYFPGNHRRRHSLQFGFHGFWSWHSGKLCMVGSASWYSNEGNLIDLDAVLKLNYPMNLTIFSGLITGKLESLASPNDPYYFEPVSLLEYGSSSNYQYSLVSGEFDSDCRGGIDIPKSKSLAFNPGLLCSSMNSGQNEVFNLEYSNECSSSKNCTPLGKDDNDELPREMTLNAIQCSKEEHKVQYVIKFGSGYQYLSFDPTTTLVGEGSWDEKKNKLCIVACRFLNSIDSLDNAQLGDCSIRLSLRFPALWTIKSRTRILGQIWTNKTANESGYFNRITFRSRDNSITVVPGLRYEYTVTEKVGKLCPFNKQVIKKGNRYPKWKSSDLEFHMLVRDSMGNRTRIQAMPSFFGDQNYELNQFPVVEEKTTYRGPLNITYAILPYQTSSATSVIFNSTLDISAEGLYDEETGRVCMVGCRKLSTGESMDCELLLKFQFPPVNAKEVGQITGSIESMRGQTDPLYFKQLEMTGWVFYREEAKRSVQRLDWEIVMVLISNTLACVFVGLQIFYVKRNPQVLPFASLFMLVILTLGHMVTLVLNFEALFLGNRKRNNVWLGSQGWLEVNEVIVRAVKMVAFLLQLRLLQLAFSARLGYENQKGIWVAEKKALFVSTTLYASGLLLALFLNTRNLISYGGLILDGFLLPQILLNIFHISKENALSHPFYIGTTCVRLLPHVYDLYRAHNFARVQFDGAYPFANPYVDFYSLTWDVVISCGGVLFAVFIYLQQRFGGQCILGRRFREVETYEKVPFIRVGFKKCRLSRRAAAAVERRSSLDSFEVHGLGTTAQVSSKIIRIFVMFVEGLLDVVNRNERGGSVFVAVCGVENIGQIWDDGVVSCGWWFGLLLILLGRDLKLRGCRKFGRMGIGIQWHYDFGFGFYQLSKPWVLEGLVSLHFACLIALHLDPGE